From Magnolia sinica isolate HGM2019 chromosome 13, MsV1, whole genome shotgun sequence, one genomic window encodes:
- the LOC131223222 gene encoding uncharacterized protein LOC131223222 has product MWHLLHGVKSLPKKYNPARHRNAFFYHYSEELDDELQPSKWYERAYPKLVKSAHILKNVDRIDGRLTNIEDCSTFIDDQIDQEMQTFKSLARAFIGAPSLQQALRKATSSAPAIPNACFGKPNERESLTLNSLTKVCDFLNVSAQQRKSVRLRICPQVTQHHIWRGVLEEILNNLKSEMGALHCHPLTARLQMGDQIISSCVCFLAESAYSSSESDSPSWMRLASTRVADSPPSRKWGDILEMFDDLIKCLRPEKRLTDHVTKLEAMREGLYQIKEVLVERDIGYREARHQERLVQKKLTQTLGHSSKCLFTLLLYYLYGSVRDVEVEVCGGVYGRGSGSFCLCIGKVLTSDGEKMLWNGIKQLDRALGLFKFVWESAGMKGMLELQGHVWCMRAEERTLTYRGNVFFVHGIKF; this is encoded by the coding sequence ATGTGGCACCTACTGCATGGAGTAAAGTCTCTTCCGAAGAAGTACAACCCAGCTCGACATCGAAATGCATTTTTCTACCACTACTCAGAAGAACTCGATGACGAGCTCCAGCCATCAAAATGGTATGAAAGGGCCTACCCCAAATTAGTAAAGTCGGCCCACATATTGAAAAATGTGGACCGAATCGATGGAAGGCTCACAAATATCGAAGATTGTTCAACCTTCATAGATGATCAGATTGATCAGGAGATGCAGACGTTCAAGTCACTTGCCAGGGCCTTTATAGGGGCTCCTTCATTGCAGCAAGCACTGAGGAAGGCAACATCATCGGCACCAGCCATACCCAATGCTTGTTTTGGTAAACCAAATGAAAGAGAATCTCTAACACTAAATTCTCTCACCAAAGTATGCGATTTTCTTAACGTCTCTGCCCAACAAAGGAAGTCAGTGCGTCTGAGGATATGCCCACAGGTCACGCAGCATCACATATGGCGGGGTGTCCTCGAGGAGATACTAAACAATCTGAAATCAGAAATGGGTGCCTTGCATTGTCATCCACTGACAGCCAGATTGCAGATGGGAGATCAAATAATCTCGAGCTGTGTATGTTTCTTGGCTGAGAGTGCCTATTCCTCCTCTGAATCTGACTCACCTTCATGGATGCGGCTGGCCTCTACAAGGGTGGCCGATTCACCACCCTCTCGCAAATGGGGCGACATTCTAGAGATGTTCGATGATCTCATAAAGTGTTTGAGACCCGAGAAGAGGTTGACTGATCATGTGACGAAGCTCGAAGCAATGAGAGAAGGGTTGTATCAGATCAAGGAAGTCTTGGTAGAGAGAGATATCGGTTACAGGGAGGCGCGGCACCAAGAACGGCTAGTGCAAAAGAAGCTTACACAGACGTTGGGCCACTCATCTAAGTGTTTGTTCACACTCCTGTTGTATTATTTATATGGGAGTGTTAGAGATGTTGAAGTGGAGGTTTGTGGGGGAGTTTATGGGAGAGGGAGTGGTAGCTTTTGCTTGTGCATCGGGAAGGTTTTGACATCAGATGGTGAGAAGATGCTGTGGAATGGAATAAAGCAGTTGGATAGAGCTCTTGGGCTGTTCAAGTTTGTGTGGGAATCAGCTGGGATGAAAGGGATGTTGGAGCTGCAAGGCCATGTATGGTGTATGAGAGCTGA